In a genomic window of Apteryx mantelli isolate bAptMan1 chromosome 2, bAptMan1.hap1, whole genome shotgun sequence:
- the NHLRC1 gene encoding E3 ubiquitin-protein ligase NHLRC1: MAAAAAAEELGLLECKVCFEPYGPGGRRRPRNLPCGHVLCWGCAEALCGAGRRGLECPFCRRAWGSPETSDCLPLLQLLEAAAGPAGAAPPGPALRLALGGWGALVNPTGVAACPRSGRLAVAHDGEKRIKVFGASGACVRQFGERGDAGNDVKYPLDVTVTLDGHVVVTDGGDRSVKAFDFEGRGTLALREGFSLPWGLDTTRENKVIVTDSEAGALYCLTADFGKGKLEKSQMIQSKLTNPRGVAVSQASGAVAVIEHLKAKGPNNSSTRIKIFSADLKLIGQMDSFGLNLIFPSKIYAAAVAFDKEGRIIVTDVYNQTVLCLGKPEEFPVFKPIISHGLSYPVGLTYMANNSLVVLDGGDHSVKIYSST; encoded by the coding sequence atggcggcggcggcggcggcggaggagctgGGCCTGCTGGAGTGCAAGGTGTGCTTCGAGCCGTAcgggcccggcgggcggcggcggccgcgcaacCTGCCCTGCGGCCAcgtcctgtgctggggctgcgcGGAGGCGCTgtgcggcgcggggcggcgcgggctggAGTGTCCCTTCTGCCGCCGCGCCTGGGGCTCGCCCGAGACCAGCGACTGCctgccgctgctgcagctgctggaggccgcggcggggccggccggcgcggcgccgccgggcccggcgctcCGGCTggccctggggggctggggggcgctgGTGAACCCCACCGGCGTGGCGGCGTGCCCGCGCTCCGGCCGCCTGGCCGTGGCCCACGACGGCGAGAAGAGGATCAAGGTGTTCGGGGCGAGCGGGGCCTGCGTGCGGCAGTTTGGGGAGCGGGGCGACGCGGGCAACGATGTCAAGTACCCGCTGGATGTGACGGTCACCCTGGATGGGCACGTGGTGGTCACCGATGGCGGGGACCGCTCGGTGAAGGCATTTGACTTTGAGGGGCGGGGGACGCTGGCCCTCAGAGAAGGCTTCTCTTTGCCCTGGGGTTTGGACACCACCCGGGAGAACAAAGTCATCGTGACCGATTCGGAGGCCGGAGCCCTTTACTGCTTGACGGCCGACTTCGGGAAGGGGAAGCTAGAGAAGTCGCAGATGATCCAGTCGAAGTTAACCAACCCAAGAGGAGTTGCGGTCTCTCAGGCCTCAGGTGCTGTTGCAGTAATAGAGCACCTGAAGGCTAAAGGACCAAACAACAGCAGCACCCGAATTAAGATATTCAGTGCAGACCTGAAACTCATTGGCCAGATGGACAGCTTTGGACTGAACCTCATTTTCCCCTCCAAAATATATGCTGCAGCTGTGGCCTTTGACAAAGAGGGTCGTATTATAGTAACGGATGTCTATAACCAGACTGTATTATGTTTAGGGAAACCTGAGGAGTTTCCTGTTTTTAAGCCTATAATCAGCCATGGGCTTTCGTATCCTGTAGGACTGACTTACATGGCAAATAATTCCCTCGTTGTTCTAGACGGTGGTGATCATTCAGTAAAAATATATAGCTCTACCTGA
- the TPMT gene encoding thiopurine S-methyltransferase, translated as MDGAAEGRGAAGSADIGAQERVVAEQEWLQRWETGKIGFHKEQRHPLLQKYLDILLNGRSGLRIFFPLCGKAVEMKWLADMGHRVIGVEISEQALKEFFAEHSLPYREEPVPGTSGAKMLQSMSGNISLYCCSIYDLSSAIVGKFDGVWDRGALVAVNPCDRQRYASLMISLMEKSSSYLLVTVLYDPNKHKGPPFYVPESEIKSLYGNQCEIKCLQKVNDFSDRHREWGLDYFLEVLYILKFVP; from the exons ATGGACGGCGCAGCAGAGGGGCGCGGAGCCGCGGGAAGCGCCGATATTGGGGCCCAGGAGAGAGTGGTGGCCGAGCAGGAATGGCTGCAGAGATGGGAAACGGGTAAAATCGGCTTTCACAAGGAGCAACGGCACCC GCTCCTACAGAAGTATCTGGATATTCTTTTAAATGGCCGGAGTGGACTGAGGATATTTTTTCCACTTTGTGGTAAAGCGGTAGAAATGAAAtg GCTGGCAGACATGGGGCACCGTGTCATCGGTGTGGAGATCAGCGAGCAAGCGCTGAAGGAGTTTTTCGCCGAACACAGTCTGCCTTATCGTGAGGAGCCTGTGCCAGGGACTTCGGGTGCAAAGATGTTGCAG AGCATGTCTGGGAACATTTCTCTGTACTGCTGCAGTATTTATGATTTGTCCAG TGCAATTGTTGGCAAGTTTGATGGGGTTTGGGACAGAGGAGCTCTAGTAGCTGTCAATCCATGCGACAGACAACG CTATGCCAGTTTGATGATCTCCCTAATGGAGAAAAGTTCTTCTTATCTCCTCGTTACTGTTTTATATGATCCAAACAAACACAAAG gccCACCATTTTATGTTCCTGAATCTGAAATTAAAAGCTTGTATG gCAACCAGTGTGAAATTAAGTGTCTTCAAAAAGTCAATGACTtttcagacagacacagagaATGGGGactagattattttctggaggTGCTGTATATACTAAAGTTTGTACCttga